A stretch of the Medicago truncatula cultivar Jemalong A17 chromosome 5, MtrunA17r5.0-ANR, whole genome shotgun sequence genome encodes the following:
- the LOC112422039 gene encoding uncharacterized protein has translation MKEDNCVDSNANEKEEIDVDDEKGGDDGVVVVIHEGKIRCKLQKVSNLHHFQIEVFYHVIDRQLQELNNRFTEVSSELLICVASLNPRDSFFAFDKEKLVNLARFYPSEFSSLELTGIGNQLENYIKDIRSCEQFSNLDGISDLSRKMVETRRHIAYPMVYLLLKLALLLPVATATVERSFSAMKFVKNQMRNRMGDEFLNGCLVTYIESDIFDSVENEKILQRFQNMTSRRGKL, from the exons ATGAAAGAAGATAATTGTGTCGATTCCAATGCCAACGAGAAAGAAGagattgatgttgatgatgagaaGGGCGGTGAtgatggtgttgttgttgtgattcATGAAGG GAAAATCAGGTGTAAACTTCAAAAGGTTTCAAACTTGCATCACTTTCAAATTGAGGTATTTTATCATGTGATTGATAGACAACTTCAAGAGCTTAATAATCGATTCACCGAGGTGAGTAGTGAATTGCTTATTTGTGTAGCAAGCTTAAATCCAAGAgattcattttttgcatttgACAAGGAGAAGTTGGTTAATTTGGCTCGATTTTATCCATCAGAATTTTCTTCTTTGGAGCTTACGGGAATAGGCAATCAACTTGAAAATTATATCAAGGATATTCGTTCATGTGAACAGTTTTCTAATTTAGATGGGATTAGTGATCTTTCAAGAAAGATGGTGGAAACTAGAAGACATATTGCTTATCCAATGGTGTATTTACTTTTGAAGTTAGCATTACTTTTACCTGTGGCTACTGCAACTGTTGAAAGGAGTTTCTCTGCtatgaaatttgtgaagaatcaAATGCGCAACCGTATGGGAGATGAGTTTTTGAATGGTTGTTTGGTAACATACATTGAGAGTGATATATTTGATagtgttgaaaatgaaaaaatcttgCAACGCTTTCAAAATATGACGTCACGAAGAGGGAAATTGTAA